In a single window of the Methanolobus psychrophilus R15 genome:
- a CDS encoding 2-hydroxyglutaryl-CoA dehydratase, component D — translation MQRFKTLEDLKNSYSERIRQIADERKSGKKLVGTFCLFVPDEIIFAAGADRVILCGGKNDTVSIAEQYLPRNICPLVKSSFGSIINDGCSGVKSCSHFSMVDMIVAENTCDSKKKMYELLGDYVPTYVIDLPQRPDTPEALKYFLSELEKFRDAMEQLTGNKVTTEGLRQEIKSSNETRELLHRLYELRKRDPSPISGSHVLKILQKQYFLSPDKLKEYLRMLITEVENIEPEQVHKPRIMISGCPMPGGNTKVTEIIESKGGVIVAEESCTGTRSFWDLIDENKEPMTALAERYIKIPCSCMSPNDRRIDNILELAREFRVNGVIYYTLQFCHGYNIEKQKIQKALKEAGIPMLSIETDYSDSDVEQIGLRVDAFMEMIS, via the coding sequence ATGCAGCGCTTTAAAACTCTTGAGGATCTCAAAAACTCATATAGTGAGCGTATTCGCCAGATAGCAGATGAAAGAAAATCGGGAAAGAAATTAGTCGGCACTTTCTGTCTCTTCGTACCCGACGAGATCATTTTTGCAGCAGGGGCTGACCGTGTAATACTCTGCGGAGGCAAGAATGACACGGTATCGATAGCGGAACAGTATCTGCCAAGGAACATCTGCCCACTGGTCAAATCTTCTTTTGGCTCAATCATCAATGACGGCTGTTCAGGAGTAAAATCCTGCTCTCACTTCAGCATGGTAGATATGATCGTAGCCGAGAATACCTGTGACAGTAAGAAGAAGATGTATGAATTACTGGGGGACTACGTTCCAACCTACGTAATTGATCTTCCTCAAAGACCTGACACTCCTGAAGCCCTTAAATACTTTTTATCTGAGCTCGAAAAGTTCAGAGATGCTATGGAACAGCTTACAGGCAACAAAGTAACTACCGAAGGATTAAGACAGGAGATCAAATCCTCGAATGAAACAAGAGAGCTGCTTCACAGGCTCTATGAACTACGTAAAAGGGACCCAAGCCCCATAAGTGGTTCCCATGTGCTGAAAATCCTTCAAAAGCAGTATTTCTTATCACCAGATAAGCTTAAGGAATACCTCCGGATGCTTATCACGGAAGTGGAGAACATTGAGCCAGAGCAGGTTCACAAGCCCAGGATAATGATCTCCGGTTGCCCAATGCCAGGTGGTAACACTAAAGTAACTGAGATCATAGAGAGCAAAGGCGGTGTCATTGTTGCAGAGGAAAGCTGCACCGGCACGAGATCTTTCTGGGACCTAATAGATGAGAATAAGGAACCTATGACCGCACTGGCAGAAAGATACATAAAAATACCCTGCTCCTGCATGAGCCCCAATGACAGGCGTATAGACAATATCCTCGAACTTGCCAGAGAGTTCAGGGTCAATGGTGTGATCTACTACACATTGCAGTTCTGCCACGGGTACAATATCGAAAAACAAAAGATACAGAAAGCGCTGAAGGAGGCCGGGATTCCGATGCTCTCTATTGAGACGGATTACAGTGACTCTGACGTTGAGCAGATCGGACTTCGTGTAGATGCATTTATGGAGATGATCTCATGA
- a CDS encoding 2-hydroxyglutaryl-CoA dehydratase activator, component C (archerase): MISVGIDAGSATTKAVLVKDDSSIIQSIRPTEFDFVSAAEKAYEDVLGIVGIDRKEVDHVYSTGYGRNSIKFADGSISEITAHAKGVHHLYPDVEGIIDIGGQDSKVISVNNGKVTDFLMNDKCAAGTGKFVEYTARALEVPIEELAKMALASKSPAGISSMCTVFAESEVISLRAKGYSKEDIAAGLVESIARRVAVMARQIGLKRNVAFVGGVAKNAAIKASLEKELGISLYVLPEPQITGALGAALHGIN, from the coding sequence ATGATCTCAGTGGGAATTGATGCAGGTTCGGCCACAACCAAGGCAGTGCTTGTCAAAGATGACAGCAGCATTATTCAATCCATACGGCCCACTGAATTTGATTTTGTTTCTGCGGCGGAAAAGGCATACGAAGACGTACTTGGAATTGTCGGAATTGACAGAAAAGAAGTCGATCATGTATATTCAACAGGATATGGCAGGAACAGCATAAAATTTGCCGACGGGTCCATCAGCGAGATAACTGCCCATGCAAAGGGCGTACATCATCTCTATCCAGATGTCGAAGGCATAATAGATATTGGAGGTCAGGACAGCAAGGTAATATCGGTCAACAACGGAAAAGTAACTGACTTCCTGATGAACGACAAATGCGCTGCCGGCACAGGCAAATTCGTGGAGTACACTGCAAGGGCACTTGAAGTGCCAATAGAAGAACTTGCAAAGATGGCACTTGCTTCAAAATCACCTGCAGGTATAAGCAGTATGTGTACCGTTTTTGCTGAATCGGAAGTTATATCGCTGCGTGCAAAAGGTTACTCAAAAGAGGATATCGCAGCCGGACTCGTTGAAAGCATTGCCAGGAGGGTCGCTGTCATGGCCAGGCAGATCGGGCTGAAAAGAAATGTAGCTTTTGTGGGAGGAGTGGCAAAGAACGCCGCCATCAAAGCATCACTTGAGAAGGAATTAGGAATATCACTCTATGTGCTTCCGGAACCGCAGATCACAGGAGCACTTGGAGCGGCACTGCACGGTATCAATTGA
- the ubiA2 gene encoding prenyltransferase — MGQILALGEFASAYETTLGFLSVFFISASILVLNDYFDVETDRLNAPDRPIPSNLVTTSEALLLSLCLMLSGLVLSYLMSSIALLLSILLLIIGFLYNRNYKKSGLPGNLMVSFSVGMTFIYGGVSVGLPLNNIVWLFAVIAALINLGEEIAADAMDTQGDLLISSKSLAIKYGDQAALKISSYIFFFVTLLTFVPFIFGWLPAIYLIPITIMDVSIAYPSFRLLRSDGRKDAGRKYIRWIYLGSTLGLLVFLLMRLLEA; from the coding sequence ATGGGACAGATCCTGGCCCTTGGTGAGTTCGCGTCCGCCTACGAAACTACATTGGGTTTTTTATCAGTATTCTTCATTTCAGCTTCGATCTTAGTATTAAATGATTATTTTGATGTCGAGACCGATAGGCTCAATGCGCCCGACCGTCCAATCCCCTCAAACCTTGTCACTACATCAGAAGCGTTATTGCTGTCACTATGTCTTATGCTCTCTGGTCTTGTGCTTAGCTATTTGATGAGCTCTATAGCATTGCTATTATCAATTCTCTTACTAATTATTGGATTTCTATATAATCGAAACTACAAGAAAAGTGGCCTTCCCGGGAATCTGATGGTGAGTTTTTCTGTTGGGATGACGTTTATTTATGGAGGCGTATCTGTAGGTCTACCCTTAAACAATATTGTCTGGCTTTTTGCTGTGATTGCCGCATTGATTAATCTGGGAGAAGAGATCGCTGCCGATGCTATGGATACACAGGGAGATCTTCTTATCAGTTCAAAATCCCTGGCAATCAAATATGGAGACCAAGCTGCTCTGAAGATAAGCAGTTACATCTTCTTTTTTGTGACTCTGCTGACATTCGTTCCTTTCATATTTGGGTGGCTGCCTGCCATTTATTTGATTCCGATTACAATAATGGATGTTTCGATTGCTTATCCATCTTTTAGATTATTGAGATCCGATGGCAGGAAGGATGCAGGAAGGAAATATATACGCTGGATATATCTGGGTTCAACACTGGGGCTGCTGGTTTTTTTATTGATGAGGCTTCTTGAAGCATGA
- a CDS encoding deoxyuridine 5'-triphosphate nucleotidohydrolase: MTMLSRDELRERIERETPLIENIIDKEIQLQPNSVELTLRGIEALRNSGAVDFDNSQRHVPQSENIGFDSEDWVLLAPGAYKVTFNEIVNIPLDLAAIARPRSSLLRCGVTVESAVWDSGYRGRSESMLVVHNPYGFRVRRNARLLQLVFFSLRREVSQGYNGRYQNENV, translated from the coding sequence ATGACCATGTTATCAAGAGACGAACTCAGGGAGCGGATAGAAAGGGAAACTCCGCTTATCGAGAATATAATCGATAAGGAAATACAGTTGCAGCCAAATAGCGTGGAACTGACGCTCAGGGGCATCGAAGCATTGAGAAACTCAGGGGCTGTCGACTTTGACAACAGCCAGAGGCATGTCCCGCAGAGCGAGAATATCGGTTTTGACAGTGAGGACTGGGTATTGCTTGCTCCCGGGGCATATAAGGTTACATTCAATGAGATAGTGAACATACCCCTGGATCTTGCTGCAATTGCAAGGCCAAGATCAAGCCTGCTCAGGTGCGGCGTGACTGTGGAGTCGGCAGTATGGGATTCGGGGTACAGGGGAAGAAGTGAATCAATGCTCGTGGTACACAACCCTTATGGTTTCAGGGTTAGAAGGAATGCACGCCTGCTGCAGCTCGTGTTCTTTAGTCTCCGCAGGGAGGTCAGCCAGGGATACAACGGACGATACCAGAACGAGAATGTATGA
- a CDS encoding putative phospho-2-dehydro-3-deoxyheptonate aldolase, producing MSEIGKSVRLERILDRNTRRAIIIPMDHGVGAGPIKGIIDMPETVNRVAEGGANAVLGHMGLPKHGHRGYGRDVGLIIHLSASTSLGPDPNHKVLVTTIEEAIKVGADAVSVHINVGAEDEAEMLQDLGKVARQCDEWGMPLLAMMYPRGAKVTSEHDVEYVKHAARIGAELGADIVKTNYTGDIDSFKEVVKGCPVPVIIAGGPRMDTEKELLEMVYDSIQAGGKGVAIGRNVFQSNDPTLLVSNISKIVHKGYTVDEILKV from the coding sequence ATGAGCGAAATTGGAAAATCCGTAAGACTGGAAAGAATACTTGACCGTAATACACGTCGTGCAATCATAATCCCAATGGACCATGGAGTAGGGGCAGGACCCATAAAAGGGATAATCGATATGCCTGAAACCGTCAACAGGGTTGCTGAGGGCGGGGCTAATGCCGTGCTTGGACATATGGGGCTTCCCAAGCATGGGCACAGAGGTTACGGGCGAGATGTAGGGCTTATCATCCACCTGTCTGCTTCCACGTCCCTTGGACCCGACCCCAATCATAAGGTGCTTGTAACGACCATAGAAGAAGCAATAAAAGTAGGTGCTGATGCTGTGTCTGTGCATATTAACGTAGGTGCGGAAGATGAGGCTGAGATGTTGCAGGATCTTGGTAAGGTAGCACGTCAATGCGATGAATGGGGAATGCCATTGCTTGCAATGATGTACCCGCGCGGGGCAAAAGTCACTTCCGAACATGATGTCGAATATGTCAAGCACGCAGCAAGGATAGGCGCCGAACTTGGAGCAGACATCGTCAAGACAAATTATACCGGAGATATCGATTCCTTCAAAGAGGTTGTGAAAGGTTGCCCGGTGCCTGTGATCATAGCGGGCGGCCCACGCATGGATACAGAGAAAGAACTACTGGAAATGGTCTACGACTCCATCCAGGCTGGTGGAAAAGGTGTTGCCATTGGAAGGAACGTATTCCAGTCCAACGACCCCACGCTGCTTGTGTCCAATATCTCAAAGATAGTTCACAAGGGATATACAGTGGACGAGATCCTGAAAGTGTAA
- a CDS encoding glycyl-tRNA synthetase, protein MDKYEQVIELAKRRGFLWNSFELYGGAAGFYDYGPLGSTLKRRIEQIWRDLYVIHEGYMEIETPTVGIEDVFVASGHVGGFSDPLCECTKCGEAFRADHLISHIMEGADALSNAELDILIRENMVKCPECKGELGEAYEFNLMFKTQVGPGTGRQGYMRPETAQGMFVDFLRLARFYREKLPFGATQIGKSYRNEISPRQGVIRLREFTQAEAEIFVDPKDKSHPNIKRFADTELNLYSDAAQEKGSMEKMKLGQAVEQGIIAHEFLAYQIGLTNLFLTRVGVAPDRMRFRQHKKDEMAHYAMDCWDAEVSTDRFGWVEVVGIADRTDYDLSAHAAVSKTELTIYREYSEPKMVTQFVVKPHMGKLGPLFKGKAKLVAEALKSLPREELEKEEIRIMVDSEEVVIPKNVVEFAEETVKVSGENIVPHVVEPSFGIDRILYTVMEHAFDEEAISAKEEDEAGEEARIVMRFRNEVAPVQVAILPLLTREELITPAREIESGLRERGLLVSYDDSGTIGRRYRRNDEIGTPYSVTIDYDTIKDMTVTIRERDSMKQVRTPVEGIEEVLHGMMYRGREFQSAGKAL, encoded by the coding sequence ATGGATAAGTACGAGCAGGTTATAGAACTGGCAAAACGCCGGGGATTTTTATGGAACTCATTTGAACTTTACGGAGGAGCTGCAGGATTCTACGATTATGGCCCTCTGGGAAGCACACTTAAACGCAGGATAGAGCAGATATGGAGAGATCTTTATGTCATCCATGAAGGGTACATGGAAATAGAGACTCCTACTGTGGGTATTGAAGATGTTTTCGTGGCTTCCGGGCATGTGGGAGGATTCTCTGACCCCCTTTGTGAATGCACCAAATGCGGAGAGGCTTTCAGGGCCGATCACCTGATCAGCCATATCATGGAAGGTGCCGATGCACTCAGTAATGCAGAACTGGACATACTCATCAGAGAGAACATGGTGAAATGCCCCGAATGTAAGGGAGAACTGGGCGAAGCCTATGAGTTCAACCTCATGTTCAAGACCCAAGTCGGACCAGGGACTGGCAGGCAGGGTTACATGCGTCCTGAGACCGCACAGGGAATGTTCGTTGACTTTCTGAGGCTTGCACGATTCTACCGCGAAAAGCTGCCTTTCGGCGCCACACAGATAGGGAAGTCATACAGGAACGAGATCTCACCCAGACAGGGAGTCATCAGGCTCAGGGAGTTTACGCAGGCTGAGGCGGAGATATTTGTCGACCCTAAAGACAAGAGCCACCCTAACATAAAGAGATTTGCTGACACCGAACTTAACCTATACTCGGACGCTGCACAGGAGAAAGGCTCCATGGAGAAGATGAAACTGGGACAGGCGGTTGAACAGGGCATCATCGCCCACGAGTTCTTGGCATACCAGATAGGGCTCACAAACCTGTTCCTTACAAGAGTGGGCGTTGCTCCGGACAGGATGAGATTCAGGCAGCACAAGAAGGATGAGATGGCTCATTATGCCATGGATTGCTGGGACGCAGAAGTAAGCACTGACAGGTTCGGATGGGTCGAAGTCGTGGGAATTGCCGACAGGACAGACTACGATCTTTCAGCACACGCTGCTGTCAGTAAGACAGAGCTAACTATCTACAGGGAATATTCCGAGCCAAAGATGGTCACGCAGTTCGTCGTGAAACCACACATGGGAAAACTCGGACCGCTTTTCAAGGGGAAGGCAAAACTGGTTGCTGAAGCTCTTAAATCCCTGCCGCGGGAGGAGCTTGAGAAGGAAGAGATCAGGATAATGGTTGATTCCGAGGAAGTTGTAATTCCAAAAAATGTGGTGGAATTCGCAGAAGAAACAGTTAAGGTCAGCGGAGAGAACATAGTACCTCACGTGGTCGAGCCTTCATTCGGTATCGACAGGATACTCTATACAGTTATGGAACATGCATTTGATGAGGAGGCAATATCCGCAAAGGAGGAAGATGAAGCAGGGGAAGAAGCAAGGATCGTTATGAGGTTCAGGAATGAGGTTGCTCCGGTACAGGTTGCTATCCTGCCACTCCTTACAAGGGAGGAACTAATTACCCCTGCAAGGGAAATCGAATCCGGACTCAGGGAAAGGGGACTGCTCGTATCCTATGATGACTCCGGCACCATCGGACGCCGCTACAGGAGAAACGATGAGATCGGTACGCCATACTCGGTTACCATAGACTATGATACTATCAAGGACATGACCGTCACGATACGGGAGCGCGACAGCATGAAGCAGGTACGCACACCTGTAGAGGGCATCGAGGAAGTGCTGCATGGGATGATGTACAGGGGCAGGGAGTTCCAGAGTGCCGGCAAGGCACTCTAA
- a CDS encoding Hef nuclease gives MASFKLENMPEYIKHPLIRPNAVEQRLYQLDLAGKSLRAPTLVVLPTGLGKTIIALLVIASRLEKAGGKVLLLSPTKPLVEQHASFLKKVLLIPEEEILVFTGSTSPAKRTELWDKGRVIVSTPQVIENDVLTKRISLEDVTHITFDEAHRATGNYAYTYIAQRYFQLAMDPLCLGITASPGSSEEKIAEVCQALHIESVAVKTESDRDVALYIHKKEIEWKRIDLPCEMKDIRDLLNKVLEDRYKRMGEAGYPINNQRYVSKKDLLAIQQKLQGELRGSPDPSAYTAISIMAEIMKIGHAVEITETQGLGALRMYMERLDNEACSKNGSKASKRLAEDLYLRQAVNRLKGCDCEHPKMEHVKRIVGEQLEGNPDSRVIVFANYRDTAEMITTALSGTEHIRPIRFVGQASKYKDKGLTQKQQVGIIEKFKAGEYNTLIATSVAEEGLDIPSTDLVLFYEPIPSEIRSIQRKGRTGRKHEGRVVVLITKGTRDEGYYWSSQSKEKKMQSNMSELQNRMPARRSENLIDTMTSADRKEQVTLSDFGKDTVQVIVDQREVKSSVARELEKAGVEIILHTLEVGDYILSDRIAVERKSCEDFTGSLIENKLFEQISNLARTYEKPVLIIEGESLFNTRNLNPNAIHGALSSIALDFGVAVFYTRDAQDTAGLLKQIAKREQVDEKRDISLHGKKSSMMLPEQQEYIISSISDIGPKAAKNLLMHFGSVENIIRADYAELLKVKNIGPKTAGRIREIVSSEYK, from the coding sequence TTGGCAAGCTTTAAACTTGAAAACATGCCGGAATATATTAAACATCCCTTGATAAGGCCTAATGCTGTAGAGCAGCGCCTCTATCAGCTTGACCTCGCAGGAAAATCTTTGCGTGCACCCACACTGGTAGTGCTGCCCACAGGGCTGGGCAAGACAATAATAGCCCTTCTGGTCATCGCCTCACGCCTGGAAAAGGCGGGAGGTAAGGTGCTGTTACTCTCGCCTACAAAGCCCCTTGTGGAACAGCATGCATCTTTTTTAAAAAAAGTACTTCTGATACCGGAAGAAGAGATACTGGTATTCACAGGCAGCACAAGTCCCGCAAAGAGGACCGAACTATGGGATAAAGGACGAGTCATCGTATCCACTCCCCAGGTCATCGAGAACGATGTGCTGACAAAGCGCATCAGCCTGGAAGATGTCACCCACATTACTTTTGATGAGGCCCACAGGGCAACAGGCAACTATGCCTACACATATATCGCCCAGAGGTACTTCCAGCTTGCCATGGACCCACTCTGCCTGGGCATCACAGCAAGTCCCGGAAGTTCGGAGGAAAAGATAGCAGAGGTATGCCAGGCCCTTCATATCGAGTCGGTTGCAGTGAAAACGGAATCTGACCGGGATGTGGCCCTTTACATTCACAAGAAGGAGATTGAGTGGAAACGTATTGATCTGCCTTGCGAGATGAAGGATATCAGGGACCTGCTCAACAAAGTGCTTGAAGACAGGTACAAGAGAATGGGGGAAGCAGGGTACCCCATAAACAACCAAAGATATGTCTCCAAAAAGGATCTCCTGGCGATACAGCAAAAATTGCAGGGAGAATTAAGAGGTTCTCCGGACCCTTCGGCATACACTGCCATATCCATAATGGCAGAGATCATGAAGATAGGTCACGCTGTAGAGATAACAGAGACCCAGGGGCTTGGAGCACTGCGCATGTACATGGAAAGGCTGGACAACGAAGCCTGCTCAAAGAACGGAAGCAAAGCCTCCAAAAGACTGGCGGAGGACCTTTATTTAAGACAGGCGGTCAACAGGCTCAAAGGTTGCGACTGCGAACATCCAAAGATGGAACATGTGAAGCGCATCGTAGGAGAGCAGCTAGAGGGCAATCCCGATTCAAGGGTCATTGTCTTTGCCAACTATCGGGACACCGCAGAGATGATCACAACAGCCCTGTCTGGGACAGAACATATCAGGCCCATCAGGTTCGTGGGGCAGGCTTCCAAATATAAGGACAAGGGACTTACCCAGAAGCAGCAGGTAGGGATAATTGAGAAGTTCAAGGCAGGAGAATATAATACGCTCATAGCCACATCAGTTGCCGAGGAGGGGCTTGATATCCCGTCCACCGACCTTGTGCTTTTCTACGAACCTATCCCTTCCGAGATCAGGAGCATCCAGAGAAAAGGTAGGACCGGAAGAAAACATGAGGGACGCGTTGTTGTGCTTATCACCAAAGGCACAAGGGACGAAGGGTACTACTGGAGCAGCCAGTCCAAAGAGAAAAAGATGCAAAGCAATATGTCCGAACTCCAGAATCGGATGCCTGCCAGAAGGAGTGAGAACCTTATTGACACCATGACGTCCGCAGACCGGAAGGAACAGGTCACACTTTCAGATTTTGGAAAGGATACAGTGCAAGTTATCGTAGACCAGCGCGAGGTAAAGAGTTCCGTGGCAAGGGAGCTGGAGAAAGCAGGAGTCGAAATTATACTCCACACTCTCGAAGTAGGTGATTACATATTAAGTGACCGCATAGCTGTGGAAAGGAAAAGCTGTGAGGACTTTACGGGCTCGCTTATTGAGAACAAGCTCTTTGAGCAGATATCAAATCTTGCCAGAACCTATGAAAAGCCGGTACTCATCATAGAAGGGGAAAGCCTGTTCAACACCAGAAACCTCAACCCCAATGCTATCCATGGTGCCCTCTCCTCCATAGCACTTGATTTTGGGGTTGCGGTATTCTACACAAGGGATGCACAGGACACAGCCGGTCTGCTAAAACAGATAGCCAAGAGAGAACAGGTCGACGAGAAAAGGGACATATCCCTGCACGGCAAGAAGTCATCCATGATGCTGCCCGAGCAGCAGGAATACATAATATCGTCAATATCCGATATCGGCCCAAAGGCTGCCAAAAACCTGCTCATGCATTTTGGCTCCGTGGAGAATATCATCAGGGCAGATTATGCAGAGCTCCTGAAAGTGAAGAACATAGGGCCAAAGACTGCCGGCAGGATAAGGGAGATCGTTTCCAGTGAGTATAAATGA
- a CDS encoding putative Zn-finger-containing protein yields the protein MVDKDDDKIQRISKMLEIGGTMLAQHCDSCGAPMFRYKGDVRCPVCKETEDPRTRLQPKASSEASPSIRSGGTPVTEHIVPHATQAQELKEEPTSAATGSQNISVRPEGLTDELESLLMDKMISLARSLQDENDNRRISDSLGIIEHGISIIGRMKRTF from the coding sequence ATGGTTGACAAAGATGATGATAAAATACAGAGGATATCCAAAATGCTGGAGATTGGCGGTACAATGCTCGCGCAGCATTGCGATTCATGCGGAGCGCCTATGTTCAGGTACAAGGGAGATGTCCGGTGTCCCGTATGTAAGGAAACAGAAGACCCACGCACAAGGCTTCAGCCTAAGGCTTCCTCGGAAGCGTCCCCTTCTATCAGATCAGGTGGCACCCCTGTGACCGAGCATATAGTTCCTCATGCCACTCAGGCCCAGGAACTAAAGGAAGAGCCCACATCTGCGGCAACAGGCTCACAGAACATTTCTGTACGTCCGGAGGGATTGACGGATGAGCTTGAATCCCTGCTGATGGATAAAATGATCTCTCTTGCGCGTTCCCTGCAGGATGAGAATGATAACCGAAGAATCTCTGATTCACTGGGTATTATCGAGCACGGAATTTCCATAATAGGGAGAATGAAACGAACATTCTGA
- a CDS encoding translin: MISKISDMIRESFEKKDAAREKSLVISRDVVRNCRTAMFSIHRGDLERASGMLESSRRMLEEIDSLLEEHPDIYHAGFVEHAQQEYIEGYVLFALVKSKGDTASIAGPEELNVSYAAYLNGLADVIGELRRHTLDIIRNDVPSEGEKYLEVMEEIYACLMMFDFPDAMTRGLRHKTDTSRAVIERTRSDLTTAIGQQKLEISMREFKAIID, translated from the coding sequence ATGATCAGCAAGATATCTGACATGATCAGAGAGAGTTTTGAGAAAAAGGATGCTGCACGCGAAAAAAGTTTAGTTATATCACGGGATGTTGTGCGCAACTGCAGGACAGCCATGTTCAGTATTCACAGAGGCGATCTTGAGAGAGCATCCGGAATGCTGGAAAGTTCCAGGCGGATGTTAGAAGAGATCGATTCACTACTTGAGGAGCATCCGGACATATATCATGCGGGATTTGTAGAGCATGCCCAGCAGGAATATATTGAAGGGTACGTACTGTTTGCCCTGGTGAAGAGCAAAGGAGATACTGCCAGCATTGCCGGACCTGAAGAACTTAATGTTAGCTATGCGGCCTATCTCAATGGTCTTGCTGATGTGATAGGTGAGCTCAGGAGACATACGCTTGACATAATAAGGAATGACGTACCCTCGGAAGGAGAAAAATACCTTGAGGTCATGGAAGAAATATACGCATGCCTTATGATGTTCGATTTCCCTGATGCAATGACGCGTGGGCTCAGGCATAAGACAGACACCTCACGTGCAGTGATTGAAAGGACACGAAGCGACCTTACAACAGCCATCGGACAGCAGAAGCTGGAAATCTCGATGCGGGAATTTAAGGCAATTATTGATTGA
- a CDS encoding O-phosphoseryl-tRNA synthetase, whose product MRFNPDEIKEWAGKDFDAAWTEGKQFIKRSGLNEQYPHLSLRYGKPHPIYETISRLRESYMRMGFEEMMNPLIVDEKEVHKQFGHEALAVLDRCFYLAGLPRPNVGISDERIGSIRSILGDIDDEAIETIRKIFHAYKKGEVEGDDLVPEISAAINVSDSLIVEMINQVFPEFKELVPQSSRKTLRSHMTSGWFISLSSLAERANPPFHLFSIDRCFRREQDEDAARLMTYYSASCVIADEDVTIDHGKAVAQGLLSQFGFEKFMFRPDEKRSKYYSPDTQIEVFAYHPKLVGSKTKYSDGWVEVATFGIYSPTALAQYNIPYPVMNLGLGVERLAMILYNATDVRELAFPQIAQYAEWVMKDDELAKMIYVENLPETQLGKVIARSIVAVCEAHGSTPSPCEFPAWEGEISGKHVKVAVVEPESDTKLCGPAVFNEVVVFKNDILGVPDNKKWKEALENHSARTGVRFLDAFAAQAAWDIENAVSNGESEVETRVRIVKVPSEINIRLEPIANYYITSNNKKIDIRGPIFTTVRAQIG is encoded by the coding sequence ATGAGATTCAACCCTGATGAAATCAAAGAATGGGCCGGCAAAGATTTTGATGCGGCATGGACAGAAGGAAAACAATTCATAAAGAGATCAGGACTTAACGAGCAATATCCGCACCTCTCCCTGAGATACGGCAAACCGCATCCCATATATGAAACTATTTCAAGGCTTCGAGAATCTTACATGCGCATGGGTTTTGAGGAAATGATGAATCCCCTCATAGTGGATGAAAAGGAAGTCCACAAGCAGTTCGGCCACGAAGCACTTGCCGTCCTTGACAGGTGTTTTTACCTGGCGGGCCTGCCACGTCCGAATGTAGGCATCTCCGATGAGCGCATCGGGTCAATAAGGTCGATACTCGGTGATATCGATGATGAAGCTATTGAAACCATCAGAAAGATATTCCATGCCTACAAGAAAGGAGAGGTAGAGGGGGATGACCTCGTACCGGAGATATCCGCAGCCATCAACGTCTCAGATTCACTTATCGTTGAGATGATAAATCAGGTATTCCCCGAATTCAAGGAGCTTGTGCCGCAATCCTCAAGAAAGACACTCCGCAGCCACATGACATCCGGCTGGTTTATCAGCCTCTCATCACTTGCAGAGCGTGCCAACCCCCCATTCCATTTATTTTCAATTGACCGCTGCTTCAGGAGAGAACAGGATGAAGATGCTGCAAGGCTCATGACATACTATTCGGCATCCTGCGTCATAGCAGATGAGGATGTAACAATAGACCATGGTAAAGCGGTGGCCCAGGGCCTGCTATCCCAGTTCGGGTTTGAAAAGTTCATGTTCAGGCCTGACGAAAAGCGCAGCAAGTACTATTCTCCGGACACACAGATAGAAGTGTTTGCATATCACCCCAAGCTGGTGGGATCAAAGACGAAGTACTCAGACGGCTGGGTTGAGGTTGCAACCTTTGGTATCTATTCACCGACAGCCCTTGCCCAGTATAACATACCTTACCCTGTCATGAACCTTGGTCTTGGAGTAGAAAGGCTTGCAATGATACTCTACAATGCAACTGATGTTAGAGAACTTGCATTCCCGCAGATTGCCCAGTACGCAGAATGGGTAATGAAAGATGATGAACTTGCAAAGATGATATATGTGGAAAACCTGCCTGAGACACAGCTGGGAAAAGTTATAGCCCGTTCCATAGTTGCAGTATGCGAGGCTCATGGCTCCACTCCCAGTCCGTGTGAGTTCCCTGCCTGGGAAGGCGAAATCTCCGGGAAGCATGTAAAGGTCGCAGTTGTGGAGCCTGAGAGCGACACAAAGCTCTGCGGACCTGCAGTGTTCAACGAGGTCGTGGTGTTCAAGAACGACATTCTCGGAGTGCCTGACAACAAAAAATGGAAAGAGGCGCTTGAGAATCACTCTGCAAGGACAGGCGTGAGGTTCCTTGATGCCTTCGCGGCACAGGCCGCATGGGATATAGAGAATGCCGTCTCCAATGGAGAGAGCGAGGTTGAAACACGAGTCAGAATAGTGAAGGTACCGTCAGAGATTAACATCCGTCTTGAACCGATCGCAAACTACTACATCACAAGCAACAACAAGAAAATAGACATCCGCGGGCCGATCTTTACAACCGTGAGGGCGCAGATTGGATGA